The DNA sequence TTTGGCTTAAGCAGCAGCTCTTAATAATCGGACCatgttggctgactgactgcagTAGCACCACAGGAGTGCAGAGCTGTGGGTCTGTCAGTTCTGCTGTGTCAGTAGGACGTTGCTGCAGCAGAGTCATTACATCCAGCAGTCTGTTGGGAGTAAAATGTCTCGGTGCAGGCTAGGGACACTGCTTAATCTGTCAAATATGGCACGTTATTCTCACCCTCCCTTTTTCCCCTCTCGttctccttccctcgctctcATTCTCCCGTTTTCTGCAGAAGAGATACCGGGCTGCCAAGGAGGCGTACGAGACCCTTCTGCAGACGGAGAATCTCCCAGCACAGGTGAAGGCCACTACCCTGCAGCAGCTAGGTAAGACCACACACAGCTGATGAAAGAAAGACTGGGTCTGGCACTGAATAAATGGATGGATGAGATGATGGCTAGTGATGGGAAGGTTGACCTATTGTTCTgtgttctcccctccccctctactaGGCTGGATGCACCACACGGTGGAGCAGCTAGGAGACCGAGCCAACAAGGACAGCTATGCCATCCAGTGTCTGCAGAAATCACTGGAAGCAGACCCCAACTCGGGACAGTCTTGGTACTTCCTGGGCAGGTGCTACTCCAGTATTGGCAAGGTCCAGGATGCGTTCATCTCCTACAGGCAGTCCATAGACAAATCAGAAGCCAGTGCAGACACTTGGTGTTCAATAGGGTACGCATTAGACCGTACTACTTCTCTCTCGATCCATCTTTGTTTTGCTCTGCTATCACACTCCCACTCACCATCCCATAtctcttcctctgtcattctgtctgtctcaccctttccactccactctctctttaACCCTTTCCACCCCTTACTACTGTGTCCTCTACTCTttttatgtatttaaccctctacCACTCACCGGtctgtcctctctacccctctttttCTATATTtaacctctccacccctctttctCCGCCTCTTTTTCAATATTCaaccctctccccatccctttttctccctctccccctctcctcaatCATTTCCTCTCTTCATTAGTGTTCTGTACCAGCAACAGAATCAGCCCATGGATGCTCTGCAGGCGTACATCTGTGCAGTGCAGCTGGACCACGGCCACGCGGCTGCCTGGATGGACCTGGGCACGCTCTACGAGTCCTGCAGCCAGCCGCATGACGCCATCAAGTGCTACATCAACGCCATGCGCAGCAAGGCCTGCTCCAACGCCACTGCGCTCACACAACGCATCAAATGCCtgcaggtgaggagagggggagagactcgggagggaggtgttcagtcccaaatcaacccctagctCCCTACCGCTTAGATGCTTAGGGGAGGGGATACTCCTGAGTTCACTGACCACTGGTTGGGTGCTTCTTCTTTTTTTCACCTGTTGGAGATCTGAAAGAATTTGGACAGGTGTCAGCAAAGTGGGAATTTAATCTAGCCCTCTTGTTGACTAGGTTGAGTTATCACCATGTTTGCTCCCACCCTTTCAGAACTAAAATGGGTGTTCATTGGCTAAGAGTTGATTGGACTGGGTGGGAGAGGTCTGAAGACCCACTTTGAATCCCACTGCTGGAGAGACCTATGATCTGAGCTGCTGGGCTACTCAAACTTGACTATTCTGAACTACAGATTGTGGAAACTATTTTCTGAATACCAGAAGGCAAATCTGTGTGTGTTCACAGTGGAACCTGGCTCCTCCAGTCCCATACCCCATGTATCTTGTCCATTTTGATGTAAAAACATTACCCCGCATTCATCTGTATGTATGAATGAGGGAACATTCTCCAGTCACCAGTAATTTGAGCATAATTCCCTGGCATTAAGACAACGTGATGGTTTGTTTTAATGATTATGTGTTGTGTAAATTCATTCAAAGTGCACATATGACCCCCAACATGACTTCCCTGTTTGGTTGACCACTCTACTAAAGACCATAACAGGCAAACATATTCAATCCTCAGTAACAGATGGGGCCACTGATAGGCCAAGCTAGTAGCTAACCGGCTACATGAGAGCGACCGTAACAAGACAATAACATTTTGATCGCAAGATCATTTTAAGTCATTAAAATGTTGTTTTCACACGTTTTCCATTCCATAGGCTCAGTTGAGTAACCCCCAGGTCACTAGTCTACAGAGTAAAAGTAAAATGCTTCCTCTTATTGATGAGGCCTGGAGTCTACCAATCCCAGCAGAGCTAACCTCCAGGCAGGGTGGCCTGAACACTGCACCGCAGGTGAGACCAGATAGACCACtccccccacacccccacacacaacccTCTGCACACACCACCCCCACCGCCAACGGGCAACACATCACCTGGAGCTTCTCCATGAGTCTTCCTGTGGAGTAACCGATGCCCTAGAGCAGTCATAAGAACCAATTTAACCAAGTTATGCTCACAATCTGGAAAAGTTACAGTGACTGGAAAAACCCCTGGTAACAGTCATTCATATAGCTGTACCTGGTGTGGTTTTTAGGTGCAGCTTGTTAAGGCAGTGATCTAGTCATAGTGGCTTGAGATATGACATGCAAATGTTATGACTGCTTAGGGCTTTTGTTATGACTGACAGGATCAAGGGAGGTGTTGCCCATCccaatcccctcctcccttccccaatCTCCCTGACACAGCCACAGGCCAACCTCACTACCCACTGTCTACCAGTATCTGTTATCATGGCTTCACAGCTCAAAGAACCAATTTGGTTAAATTAAATTGGTTTAATTGAATTTCTCCAttcaaaaataaaacattttaattgtGACATCCAGTGTATTTACACaatataaaaatacatatttaaaaaaaaaaaaaaaaaaaaatacaaaaaaaaaaaaaaaccctctATTCTCCACTGAGACGATTGTTGAATAGCGGCAAGACGTCAGTTGATTGTCGTTGTGATTGGTGAGGTTGTGTCTCAGTAGAATAGTTCCAGGGTGATATTCTACCTATCATTCATCCTGAGGTCATCAGGTGCCTTGCTGCCTCTGAAACCTAGCGGCGCCCCCTAGTGTTGCAGTACCATTCATTCACTTTCATTATAGACAACAttagttcctgtgtgtgtgtgtgtttgttgagtATAATTCCCAGCATCAGACTATACAAACTGAAGCCGTCTTCAGATGTTTGTTTTGgggaggagacgggagagggTTGTTTTCTTTCACTTGTATTCATAAATAAAACAGGTTGACATGGTTTCAGGTGTTCTGATTATGACCACAACCCATGTTTTCAACAAATCCATTTTCATGTCGAATGGAGGATGACAATTCACACCTGGAGCTGTCTTTTTGAACATTTTGATGATTTAGTTTTAAGAGCTGCAACTGCCAAGGGCATAGCGTTGTGGTATGAGCAGGCAAAGCCTTTGTTTGGTCAAGCAACTTTGTTGGCGATGAGACTCTGTCAACGTGAAAGGGTTGACAGTTTGTGATGAGAAATTCCACTCTACCGGTCGTCTTCAGGATATCATTGCAGAttgtttgtaaaaaataaaaatgcaggGAAGAAATATGTATGCATTTTGAAGTCCCAACATCACCCTCCTGcttttgttctccctctctaactGCCTATCCCTTTATTCTGTCACTTCCTCTCCATCCTTCATGTTGCGTTCTGCTCCTTGCTACCTGCCCTTTCATTTTCCCTGCGACCCAATTCTCTTGCTCTCcttttatccctccatctctgcctGTGATCTACCCCTTCCTggccctttctctcttctcctgcatCCCTCCTGTCTTTTTGTGCACCTTACCTCACTACTTTACCTTCTATCATGTTTTCAACACCCTTCACTGCCCTCCCTTGCAAAcccttcactctccctcctcctcctccccttccctccctcgctGTAGGCGTGTAAGCCCCAGCACAGCTCGGAGGGAGGGGGATCGGGCCAGACTCTGCCCCCACACGTGGGCCCTATGGGCCAGGGGGAGGACCAGTCCAGCCCTGCCAAGAGGAGGAGGGCCTCCAGCCCAGCCAAGGTATATTAGACTATATTCAGATGGAGGTCTGATGTGTTTTTGTAGAACATACATGATTGTCTATCAGGTAGCATAGGAAATCGTGTGAGCAGTATGTTACAATACCACTTGCATCCATTTAAATATTTTAGGTTGGCTGAAGATGAGGAATCTCTCACCCCTAACTCTCAAACACTCCTTTTGCAGAGCCAGCCAGATTCTTGGGCTAGTAACTTGGCACAGCAGCCAGTCCCCAACTGGTACCTGTCACCACAGAAACTGCAGGTAAACACACCCTGCCCCTCACCTGCGTCCCCCTGCTGATTCCGTCTCTACACATACTAATCTGTACGTCCTCGGTGCTCCCAGCTCCTGGACCAGTTGAGGAGTAACCGGGCCAGTCTGAAGCCCCTACAGCTGCAGATGCTGGAGCAGCTGGAGGCACAACTCAACCTAatgcagcagcaccagcagcaggtacacacacacacacacacacacacacacacacacacttattaccCCCAGATGTTTACCTGATGGCCTGcaagcagtatactgtatgtcCCTTCTAATTATTCTAATGTAGAGTAATATATTGACTAATTCATGTTAATCCACTGAAAGTGCTGTTGTTAATTAGACTAAACCCTGATGTTGTGTTCTACAGATGAGACAGAATGCATCTGGACAGCTgcgtccctccctccccaacgGCCCCTCAGCTACcaactctcttccccctcctcactcaAGCCTGCCCCTCTCCCGGCCCCACCTGGCCCCTCAGGGTTCGTTGCGGCCTCCCTGCCCCCCTCGACCACTGGCCAACGGGCCTCTGGCAGGCGGGACACCACACGGACACTCTGACACACTTTCTGTgggcaataataataataataatgatgaccCGGTGGCGGCCACAGGACCCAACGGAGACGTGCCTTACCTGCAGCCCGGCGCACTACTACCTCACACCTGCACAAGCACCCAATCACAGGACACAGCGCGCCGGGCCCTGCACCTAAACTCCACTCAGGTAGGACTCTACCTGTTCACTCTATTCAGGTCTATTTGAAGCTCATAGGCTCTGAGTGAACAGCTATTCTTTTCTGTGCTAGTTCTTGCTTAGTTATCTCAGATGTTCCTTAGTGAGGAGAGAACCAGACCTACTAAATGTTCTTTAGCTATAGTCCTTATTCTGATCTAACAGTGGggttccctccctgctcccctttCTCTACAGGGGCTTCAGAAGGGTTCCGCTCCACATTGGGCGGGTCCTAATGGTGATGGGTCTCTTTCCTCCTCTGGGGGGTCAACCCACCCCCTCTCGCATCCACAGACGCCCCACAATCAGGTTGGACATTCCTCTGCCCCGTTGCCACGGCAACAGGCTCTCAACCACCTCCCgtcccccccttctccctctcactctgctACCTCAGGTGGAGCACCCGGCACCCCTGCTACCAAAGAGAGCACGCCCCTCGGCAACGGCCCCGCAGCCACGGCAACAAAAGGGCCTGGGGAGACGACGACGGCCAATAGCACTGCCGCGGCGGAACGCTTATCCAATCACGTACAGTCGGCGGCGGGAGACGGCGGGACAAGCAACCGGTCCCCTCACCACAGCTCAGACAATCCTAAGGGGGGCGACCCCACCACCTCCGCCCCccacaacaagatcaacaacatCCACCCGGCCGTCTCCTCGACCGCTTCCTCCCCCATCTCTGCAATGTCCACCGCAACCCCCTCGCCCAAATCCACCGAGCCCGGCCAGACGACGGGCCCGCACAGCCTCAAcagcccctccaccaccaccgcaGCATTATCATCAGCTGGCCCCGCCACTGTCGTCAATGGCAATGGCAAGGGGGGCATCTCCGAGGACTCCCAGAGCCCGTTGAAGGCGGACCCCCCCGCAACGTGTCGCAGACCCACGCCACCCCATGCCCGCACCCCCCCGTCATCCTCTTCCTCCGTGTCCATCTACCCCTCCTCCACTGACGTGCTCAAGGCCTGCAGGTTAGACTGGGGGGGGCCCTGTACCTGTTTTTCTTGGGCTGTAGGGAGTTTGATTGTCTCCCTCTTTTGGGAAGATGTAGTATTGCATTTGTTGGTAGAGGGAACTGTCAGAGCAGAGATTATACTGTAAAACCAAGAGGCTAATATAGTTTGTACCTtgttctctatttgtctctcctttccctgtttttctctctttcagAAACCTGGGGAAGAACGGTTTGTCTAGCAGCAGTATACTGCTGGATAAGTGTCCCCCTCCTcgcctgccccctcctccctccccagtccTGCCCAAGGACAAACTCAACCCCCCCACACCAAGCATCTATGTGAGTATGGAAGAAAAACTTCTCGTCATAGTATAATAATGAAAGGGGAATGTTTTAGTCAATCTTACAAATGTATATACACTCAACATTCAAAAGGTGGTGTTTTGAAGACTGGTATATTTTCAATTGAAATAATATTTaatgtcctttaaaaaaaaattgttgtgTATTTGATCCCCAGCTGGAGAATAAGAGGGATGCCTTCTTCCCTCCGCTGCACCAGTTCTGCACAAACCCCTCCAACCCTGTCACTGTCATCAGAGGGCTGGCCGGGGCGCTCAAACTGGGTGAGTCTACCATTTCTACTGCCACCTGCTGGTTAGGACTGTCGTTACAATACCCGGTTTTGCCTTTTCTCATTTGGGCAAAAGTCCTTCCACCACCCTCTCTCCAAAGTGACCTTGAAACTGATAAGTGGTGGAGGAGATATTCATTTgttagtaggtgaacggatgagtCCTCCCCTCCTCAATAGCCAGCTTTCATCAATTgctgctcccaagtggcgcagcggtctaagtcactgcatctctgtgctagaggtgtcactacagaccctgggtcGATTCCAGGCTGATCAcgaccggccgtgattgggagtcccgtagggcccAGCGGGTTaggttttggccggggtaggcagtcgttgtaaataggaatttgttcttaactgacttgcctagttaaataaaataaatggttaTGAGTATCCTACCTGATTCCTTCAAAGAGCTTTAAAATCCTCCCTCTCTTTGCCGCCTCTCCTCAATTACCTTTTGACCTTTTTCGAAAGGAGGCGAGAGAGGACGCAGGAGTTGAACCAATTCAATTGAGAAATGCCCCATGAAGGAGTCCTTGGTGCCAACCATTAACTTGGATGTTGCACTTATGCAAGCCCCAATGCAGCTTGAGCATTAGCAGGTTTCCAGGCCCTTTATTTGAATGAGTGCCTGCTTCTACCCCTTGttcactctttctctcgctctctttttcatCATCTCctgcctctttccccctctctcagaCCTGGGTCTGTTCTCTACTAAGACCCTAGTGGAGGCTAACCCAGACCATCTGGTTGAGTGTCGTACCCAGCTGTCTCAGCCCGCTGACGAGAACTGGGACCTGAGTGGTACCAAGAAGATGTGGCGCTGCGAGAGCGGCCGAGGTCACACCACCATCGCCAAATATGCCCAGTACCAGGCTGCCTCCTTCCAGGAGTCACTACGGGTTAGTAGAGGGAGATGCatgcataacataacataacatagcaTGCATGCATAACATAACATGCATACacccagggtttccgttaggaataTGTGGCGCTGGAGAACGTGAATAGAAAGATTTAAATTTACCGGATGCGTATTCCAGTAAGgcatccacccacggtgctcagaatgacagaaatcacatgtCTGTAATCATTCAAAATACTTTACCAGAGAGCATGACTTGGCCACAGAGGGATCGAGAATCATTAGttattttgacaaacatatctgattgtttcaaatcacaagctTCTAGGCCTATGCGGGAAGCCCGTAATGTGGGCAACGCGCATGGCAATGAGCCTCTGAGTTGTGGCTGTCAGTAGAAAAACATCTCAAATATGAAGATAATGTGTGTTGAGTATAATTTTAAATGTTTagacaagaagaaggggaggggtgtgtggcgaAGGTAGAGGCGAGTCGCTCTCCAGAATGACTCGGCTGTTTCCTGCCAAATCTTACGCATTCATGGTTTCATTGTgaatatttttctttttttaatcaattccccattacatacagtaccagtcaagtttagcaacacctacttattcaagggtttttaattTTCCAGTTtttgacattgtagaataatagtgaagacatcaacactatgaaataacacacatggaatcatgtagtaaccaaaaaagtgtgaaactaattaaaatatatttgagattcttctaagtaacaatcctttgccttgatgacagctgtgcacagTCTTGGTATTCTCTGCAATGATATGCCATCACAAAGTAGTAAATGTACCGTTAATCCCTGTCATTTGGTAACATTGTTTTATGGTATTGCGTGTATTAGGGCTGGACGATATCCTGATAACAATACATGTCACGATATAGCACATTTTCTGTAAATTCAATTTAGAAATAGTTTTTTTGGGACTCATCCTTTGACTCTCTCTgtactgtttcacatgattcttgcgtAGGGGgtaagaggttagtggtgtttgagcctGTTGTCGGGACCGTCCTGCTGCATATTTTGCGTTGGATGGTTTTCTGGTCGGTGTCAGACTTTTCATACCCAAACCACGTCCATGCGACCAACGTTGACCCTCTTAGGTACGAGctccctgtctctgctctgtgtcaCATTCACTCTCTTCCATATTTGTTTGTGTTGCAAATTTGCCGTAAAGAGTGATTTGCAACAAAACGAAATAAACGATAGAGCACAATATGAAACGATAGACATTCTTCTATTGTCAAACGATATATATCGTCATATAGCCCAGCCCTAGCTTGTATTAATGAGTCATTTACCATTCTCAAGAGTGGGAacgttgtttgcagagttcacagCCTGCTACACTTGTAAGAAATtagttttggtttatttcctAACCAATTACGATATTTGTAAATGTTTTTAATTCGGTTTTGTTTGGAGTCCTCCATGTGAGCATGTCTGGTTTCTCagtcctg is a window from the Oncorhynchus tshawytscha isolate Ot180627B linkage group LG14, Otsh_v2.0, whole genome shotgun sequence genome containing:
- the LOC112253657 gene encoding lysine-specific demethylase 6A isoform X2, with the translated sequence MQSCGVSLAVAACAAARSLGSASGGDEEKKMAAGKASETEEDFPTLTAQERDSLVGIDSSLFGFQRLHEDGARTKALLLKAVRSYDSLILKAEGKVEPELFCQLGHFNLLLEEYAKALSAYQRYYSLQSDYWKNAAFLYGLGMVYFHYNAFQWAIKAFQEVLYIDPSFSRAKEIHLRLGLMFKVNTDYESSLKHFQLALIDSNPCTLSKAEIQFHIAHLYEIQKRYRAAKEAYETLLQTENLPAQVKATTLQQLGWMHHTVEQLGDRANKDSYAIQCLQKSLEADPNSGQSWYFLGRCYSSIGKVQDAFISYRQSIDKSEASADTWCSIGVLYQQQNQPMDALQAYICAVQLDHGHAAAWMDLGTLYESCSQPHDAIKCYINAMRSKACSNATALTQRIKCLQACKPQHSSEGGGSGQTLPPHVGPMGQGEDQSSPAKRRRASSPAKSQPDSWASNLAQQPVPNWYLSPQKLQLLDQLRSNRASLKPLQLQMLEQLEAQLNLMQQHQQQMRQNASGQLRPSLPNGPSATNSLPPPHSSLPLSRPHLAPQGSLRPPCPPRPLANGPLAGGTPHGHSDTLSVGNNNNNNDDPVAATGPNGDVPYLQPGALLPHTCTSTQSQDTARRALHLNSTQGLQKGSAPHWAGPNGDGSLSSSGGSTHPLSHPQTPHNQVGHSSAPLPRQQALNHLPSPPSPSHSATSGGAPGTPATKESTPLGNGPAATATKGPGETTTANSTAAAERLSNHVQSAAGDGGTSNRSPHHSSDNPKGGDPTTSAPHNKINNIHPAVSSTASSPISAMSTATPSPKSTEPGQTTGPHSLNSPSTTTAALSSAGPATVVNGNGKGGISEDSQSPLKADPPATCRRPTPPHARTPPSSSSSVSIYPSSTDVLKACRNLGKNGLSSSSILLDKCPPPRLPPPPSPVLPKDKLNPPTPSIYLENKRDAFFPPLHQFCTNPSNPVTVIRGLAGALKLDLGLFSTKTLVEANPDHLVECRTQLSQPADENWDLSGTKKMWRCESGRGHTTIAKYAQYQAASFQESLREENEKKALKEPSDAEPASAESVARKRRGPLKHIKFGTNIDVSDERKWKLQLQELSKLPAFARVVSAGNLLSHVGHTILGMNTVQLYMKVPGSRIPGHQEHNNFCSVNINIGPGDCEWFAVPEPYWGVMSNFCEKNNINFLMGSWWPNLEDLYEADVPVYRFIQRPGDLVWLNTGTVHWVQAIGWCNNIAWNVGPLSAHQYKLAVERYEWNKLQSVKSHVPMVHLSWNMARNIKVSDHKLFQMIKYCLLRTLKQCQSVKEALAAAGKETVLQGRNRDEPAHYCTICEVEVFNLLFVRSELLSRKQKQYVVHCQDCARKGSAELDNFVVVEKHRMDDLMQVYDQFTLAPLHSSSS
- the LOC112253657 gene encoding lysine-specific demethylase 6A isoform X1 — encoded protein: MQSCGVSLAVAACAAARSLGSASGGDEEKKMAAGKASETEEDFPTLTAQERDSLVGIDSSLFGFQRLHEDGARTKALLLKAVRSYDSLILKAEGKVEPELFCQLGHFNLLLEEYAKALSAYQRYYSLQSDYWKNAAFLYGLGMVYFHYNAFQWAIKAFQEVLYIDPSFSRAKEIHLRLGLMFKVNTDYESSLKHFQLALIDSNPCTLSKAEIQFHIAHLYEIQKRYRAAKEAYETLLQTENLPAQVKATTLQQLGWMHHTVEQLGDRANKDSYAIQCLQKSLEADPNSGQSWYFLGRCYSSIGKVQDAFISYRQSIDKSEASADTWCSIGVLYQQQNQPMDALQAYICAVQLDHGHAAAWMDLGTLYESCSQPHDAIKCYINAMRSKACSNATALTQRIKCLQAQLSNPQVTSLQSKSKMLPLIDEAWSLPIPAELTSRQGGLNTAPQACKPQHSSEGGGSGQTLPPHVGPMGQGEDQSSPAKRRRASSPAKSQPDSWASNLAQQPVPNWYLSPQKLQLLDQLRSNRASLKPLQLQMLEQLEAQLNLMQQHQQQMRQNASGQLRPSLPNGPSATNSLPPPHSSLPLSRPHLAPQGSLRPPCPPRPLANGPLAGGTPHGHSDTLSVGNNNNNNDDPVAATGPNGDVPYLQPGALLPHTCTSTQSQDTARRALHLNSTQGLQKGSAPHWAGPNGDGSLSSSGGSTHPLSHPQTPHNQVGHSSAPLPRQQALNHLPSPPSPSHSATSGGAPGTPATKESTPLGNGPAATATKGPGETTTANSTAAAERLSNHVQSAAGDGGTSNRSPHHSSDNPKGGDPTTSAPHNKINNIHPAVSSTASSPISAMSTATPSPKSTEPGQTTGPHSLNSPSTTTAALSSAGPATVVNGNGKGGISEDSQSPLKADPPATCRRPTPPHARTPPSSSSSVSIYPSSTDVLKACRNLGKNGLSSSSILLDKCPPPRLPPPPSPVLPKDKLNPPTPSIYLENKRDAFFPPLHQFCTNPSNPVTVIRGLAGALKLDLGLFSTKTLVEANPDHLVECRTQLSQPADENWDLSGTKKMWRCESGRGHTTIAKYAQYQAASFQESLREENEKKALKEPSDAEPASAESVARKRRGPLKHIKFGTNIDVSDERKWKLQLQELSKLPAFARVVSAGNLLSHVGHTILGMNTVQLYMKVPGSRIPGHQEHNNFCSVNINIGPGDCEWFAVPEPYWGVMSNFCEKNNINFLMGSWWPNLEDLYEADVPVYRFIQRPGDLVWLNTGTVHWVQAIGWCNNIAWNVGPLSAHQYKLAVERYEWNKLQSVKSHVPMVHLSWNMARNIKVSDHKLFQMIKYCLLRTLKQCQSVKEALAAAGKETVLQGRNRDEPAHYCTICEVEVFNLLFVRSELLSRKQKQYVVHCQDCARKGSAELDNFVVVEKHRMDDLMQVYDQFTLAPLHSSSS